The nucleotide sequence AGAACCCTTATATTCCCTTTGTTTGTTGATCTAGCATAGACCAAACCCCTTGGACTATTTTATGCTTGATCATGTAGCATGGCATAATTTAAATccatttacataaatatataatctTTATCAAATAGAACACAAATTGTTAAATTTACTACGGAATGTTAAATATAGATAATGGAAATTTCAATATGTAATTTTAtgtttattttgttatatatatgCGTTTTATGTAATCTAACATAATTAATAGTTATTTTATTATAAGATTGAAAGCAAAATGTTAATGTAATGGTAAATGCATTTATAATAACATATATGTAAGCACAtacctatatttatgtatttttatatgtatttcgggttttaatggatatatccaaggatgaaacttttcatccatgttcaTATcatatatccatttaggttcatccatatccgtcacAAAATGAGTAAATCAGATAAATATCTACCAGATCAGGTAACCATTGACATCCCTATCTATAATGTTACTTTTAACACTTAGTTTTTTATATGTGAAATGTAAAGAAAATAGATAGATGTATTTAAAAAGACATATCAGAGACATTGTAGTCATTGTTTTAAAGCTAACCGTAGTAGATTGGTTTACCCGGCTAGTTATGACCCATTCTATAGTAAATTATAAATTTTACAAGGAGTAACACTTATGGATGGCAATGAGTACCCGATGCAGTGGATATCTATCCGATTCActcgattattcgtggatatggacgatctaaatggatatggatacggatataaaTAAAccgaaatggatatggatatggatgaaaagtttcattcaTGGATGACCCCGCTTTcacctgaaataaataaatatataaatatatcactcgaattaatatcatttatgtaatgatatttcattagttATATTCATCATCTTTaaattttttctaaaaatataagttttttcttatattttgttttgtttaaatcattaaatgtatttatcgtaatttggtggtttaaacggattccatgtaactaaaaagTAAGCAAATTACAGGTAATCGATATCTTTAAACGTTTAATAGGCTATTTGTTGactatttgttatatatatattagtaaaatgtgacttttggtcgcataaactattaaaaagtattacttttgatcgtatacagTGAATCAtcacttataattgttaaaaataaaataaatttaaatagATATGGATGATTATCCATTAACCCGTTTCACCTGacggatatgaatatgaatatgaatatgaatatgaatatggcttaaaaaataaataaatatggatacGGATCCTATCCATCCATCCATATCCTATTTATATCCGATCTATTATCATGTGTTAAATTATTAGGAACTTTTACAAGTAGTCAATATAGTAAATTTAGAGTAGTGTAAGGGCTTGAAAAGGAAATATGTTCACAAAGGGTTTAAGCAGGTGATTTCATCCCCACAGTTCAGTCGACTCAGATCCAGTTCTTGACGAATACTTACTCCTGTAATATATACAAAGATGGCCGGCGCCGCCGCTGCCAGATCATTCTTCCGGTCAACTTCCGTCCGTAACGCCACCGCCAGAGTCACCTGCGAATCCAAATGCAAAACCGGCACATCTCCTTCTCCTTCTTCATTTCGCTTCTCAACAATAAAACCTAATTCTAATCGCATCATTTTCAGGTTCATCACACACTCATTAATTTCACACAGATAATTTTACTTTAATTTCCTAAAATTAATTTTCTAATTATTCAATTAATTTACTTATTGGCGCATAGGTGTCCAGTAGAAATGAGTGCTTGCTTAGAAACGATGCAACCGTTTCATACAGTTAATGCTTCGGCTTTGATGACGTCATTGCTCACTCTTTCTCGAAGTAGTTACGCTTGGCTTCCTCAAGGTAATCTAAAT is from Rutidosis leptorrhynchoides isolate AG116_Rl617_1_P2 chromosome 10, CSIRO_AGI_Rlap_v1, whole genome shotgun sequence and encodes:
- the LOC139873395 gene encoding protein NUCLEAR FUSION DEFECTIVE 6, mitochondrial-like isoform X1, which translates into the protein MAGAAAARSFFRSTSVRNATARVTCESKCKTGTSPSPSSFRFSTIKPNSNRIIFRCPVEMSACLETMQPFHTVNASALMTSLLTLSRSSYAWLPQGVDDTS
- the LOC139873395 gene encoding protein NUCLEAR FUSION DEFECTIVE 6, mitochondrial-like isoform X2, with product MAGAAAARSFFRSTSVRNATARVTCESKCKTGTSPSPSSFRFSTIKPNSNRIIFRCPVEMSACLETMQPFHTVNASALMTSLLTLSRSSYAWLPQACNKDL